ATTGTTGTGGATGTGTGGCTACTGCTGCCCTCCACATGAGACGTTTGAGGTCTTTTCCAGgaaatgtttttctaaaatttgaatcGAGATGCCTAACACAAAACCTTTGCTCAACCCCTGGTAGAAGCTGTTTAAAAGTTGCCAAAAGACCCTGCCATgttcaaaatatttagttagatATTTTCTAAtgaagatattaatttaaatNNNNNNNNNNNNNNNNNNNNNNNNNNNNNNNNNNNNNNNNNNNNNNNNNNNNNNNNNNNNNNNNNNNNNNNNNNNNNNNNNNNNNNNNNNNNNNNNNNNNNNNNNNNNNNNNNNNNNNNNNNNNNNNNNNNNNNNNNNNNNNNNNNNNNNNNNNNNNNNNNNNNNNNNNNNNNNNNNNNNNNNNNNNNNNNNNNNNNNNNNNNNNNNNNNNNNNNNNNNNNNNNNNNNNNNNNNNNNNNNNNNNNNNNNNNNNNNNNNNNNNNNNNNNNNNNNNNNNNNNNNNNNNNNNNNNNNNNNNNNNNNNNNNNNNNNNNNNNNNNNNNNNNNNNNNNNNNNNNNNNNNNNNNNNNNNNNNNNNNNNNNNNNNNNNNNNNNNNNNNNNNNNNNNNNNNNNNNNNNNNNNNNNNNNNNNNNNNNNNNNNNNNNNNNNNNNNNNNNNNNNNNNNNNNNNNNNNNNNNNNNNNNNNNNNNNNNNNNNNNNNNNNNNNNNNNNNNNNNNNNNNNNNNNNNNNNNNNNNNNNNNNNNNNNNNNNNNNNNNNNNNNNNNNNNNNNNNNNNNNNNNNNNNNNNNNNNNNNNNNNNNNNNNNNNNNNNNNNNNNNNNNNNNNNNNNNNNNNNNNNNNNNNNNNNNNNNNNNNNNNNNNNNNNNNNNNNNNNNNNNNNNNNNNNNNNNNNNNNNNNNNNNNNNNNNNNNNNNNNNNNNNNNNNNNNNNNNNNNNNNNNNNNNNNNNNNNNNNNNNNNNNNNNNNNNNNNNNNNNNNNNNNNNNNNNNNNNNNNNNNNNNNNNNNNNNNNNNNNNNNNNNNNNNNNNNNNNNNNNNNNNNNNNNNNNNNNNNNNNNNNNNNNNNNNNNNNNNNNNNNNNNNNNNNNNNNNNNNNNNNNNNNNNNNNNNNNNNNNNNNNNNNNNNNNNNNNNNNNNNNNNNNNNNNNNNNNNNNNNNNNNNNNNNNNNNNNNNNNNNNNNNNNNNNNNNNNNNNNNNNNNNNNNNNNNNNNNNNNNNNNNNNNNNNNNNNNNNNNNNNNNNNNNNNNNNNNNNNNNNNNNNNNNNNNNNNNNNNNNNNNNNNNNNNNNNNNNNNNNNNNNNNNNNNNNNNNNNNNNNNNNNNNNNNNNNNNNNNNNNNNNNNNNNNNNNNNNNNNNNNNNNNNNNNNNNNNNNNNNNNNNNNNNNNNNNNNNNNNNNNNNNNNNNNNNNNNNNNNNNNNNNNNNNNNNNNNNNNNNNNNNNNNNNNNNNNNNNNNNNNNNNNNNNNNNNNNNNNNNNNNNNNNNNNNNNNNNNNNNNNNNNNNNNNNNNNNNNNNNNNNNNNNNNNNNNNNNNNNNNNNNNNNNNNNNNNNNNNNNNNNNNNNNNNNNNNNNNNNNNNNNNNNNNNNNNNNNNNNNNNNNNNNNNNNNNNNNNNNNNNNNNNNNNNNNNNNNNNNNNNNNNNNNNNNNNNNNNNNNNNNNNNNNNNNNNNNNNNNNNNNNNNNNNNNNNNNNNNNNNNNNNNNNNNNNNNNNNNNNNNNNNNNNNNNNNNNNNNNNNNNNNNNNNNNNNNNNNNNNNNNNNNNNNNNNNNNNNNNNNNNNNNNNNNNNNNNNNNNNNNNNNNNNNNNNNNNNNNNNNNNNNNNNNNNNNNNNNNNNNNNNNNNNNNNNNNNNNNNNNNNNNNNNNNNNNNNNNNNNNNNNNNNNNNNNNNNNNNNNNNNNNNNNNNNNNNNNNNNNNNNNNNNNNNNNNNNNNNNNNNNNNNNNNNNNNNNNNNNNNNNNNNNNNNNNNNNNNNNNNNNNNNNNNNNNNNNNNNNNNNNNNNNNNNNNNNNNNNNNNNNNNNNNNNNNNNNNNNNNNNNNNNNNNNNNNNNNNNNNNNNNNNNNNNNNNNNNNNNNNNNNNNNNNNNNNNNNNNNNNNNNNNNNNNNNNNNNNNNNNNNNNNNNNNNNNNNNNNNNNNNNNNNNNNNNNNNNNNNNNNNNNNNNNNNNNNNNNNNNNNNNNNNNNNNNNNNNNNNNNNNNNNNNNNNNNNNNNNNNNNNNNNNNNNNNNNNNNNNNNNNNNNNNNNNNNNNNNNNNNNNNNNNNNNNNNNNNNNNNNNNNNNNNNNNNNNNNNNNNNNNNNNNNNNNNNNNNNNNNNNNNNNNNNNNTTATATGTATTACCTAAGTGGGGCACTCACTTACTCCCTACATATACACTAACACCGACACCGACAGGGGACATAGAACAAACCTATATCCCACTTACCCATGATTAAAAGGAAGGGGACCACTACACCGAATAAAGAATTCAAACATGCAAAATGGGACCACACActctaaactacaatataaccACTCATCATGCAAAATGGGACCACAAATCATGCACACGACttacaaacacacaaaaacccAAATTTCGCACATGCTCGAAAAAGGTAAAGAAGAACGAAAAGGACATAACTTACCTCTATTCGCGTCACCAGTAGCCTGGATTGACTTCGTCTTCTCCAACAATGAATTGCGTCAACGTCTCTGGCTTCCTCTCGCAAGCACTTCAAGAAATCCCCAAACTCAAATTTTCGAATCCCTAATTCCCAATTAACAGTTGCTCTGATTTTGTAATACCCctaaatccctaaattactAAATCCCTAAATTATTAAATCCCAATTGCcacgtaaaataaaaaataacacctcACCACATTCTCATTCCAACACCTGTCCAACACGTCATCAACACTTAACACTGTTTGATAAGACTTAACGGATGTGATGAAATGTGttcatttttgcaaaatttgtgactaaattgagacggTTGCAAaatagaggaccaaaatgagataaGTTGACAAACTAGAGGACCAAATGAGGTATTAAgccattattttatataataaatcaattatataattatttattatgtaatataacaataaaataaatttatataataataatgttgataaaaaataataaaataaaataaatttgtataataataatagaaaagtataaaataattaaaaatatttgattttaccAAGGTCTTCAGTGCGATCCTTGGTACGAGTGGCGTGATAAGAATGATTTTGAGGACTTGAATGTATCCTTTTAAGGATTGTTATATGAGAAAAAATccaccttaaaaaaaaaaattctttaatgcTCAAGTTAGTAAAAGAGTTTTAGTATATATGAGAATAAAGTAATGAGTATGCGAACTGAGTTAATATTCCTTAGAAACACAAGTGGAATTTATAGGATTAACATGAATTGTGAACCTATATAATAGTAATGAAGTTATCTTtagtaataataacaataatatcaaattagtGAGATTGCAttaatatgtgaatatttttgCAATAGATGTCTTTTGGATTATTCCAAGATAAAGATGCTTAATAGGTTTTATTGAATCTTACTATTTGATATATCTATTAGGCCAAATAGGTACAATattcaataaaagtaaaataaatttatagaataataaaattaataatcaatatatataaatattattactaataatagtaaaattaaaattacaatttaaattgaaattaatttttaacaacaaataaaatttgatcattttataaagatattattttatatatttttttaaaattgattgtattttataattttttttcacttattttacttttgattttttcttaatctaaataagaatttccattaattttctcttattttcttctttctttcctttctaaattttttctcttaattcaaACACACATGAGAGGTGAatatttaggttttattttattattgaagtaaggtaacttttaatattttattattaaagtaaggatatagaaaattgtattttaaaattgatagtatctttaaaatagtaaaacttaattattttaatattagaacACTTAAGTATAAATAGAATGTTTATAAACAAGTTTTCTAAATTTGTTGGTCACGTGTAGGCTTTCTTTGCTTGCATgtgtttttatagttttctatatgAATCTCTGTTgatcaataattataatgtatGACTTGATCATCTTTGTAATGTTTCTATGTGTGGATAGAACATTCTATGAAGTTGAAGGAGTTTTGGTGTCTTAAAGAAGTTTGAACAATTTCATTAGGTAGGAGAAGCTAGCTTGTATCTTTGAATGTGGTTAACTTATGATTTAGTTAGATTTTGCATGTTGATTGTGATGATATGACACTATGTTGAAATTTGATTGGAGACAGGGATGCTAAAATCTAGTAGATTGATATGTCAAGTGAAGATTCGCCACAAAGATGATAATCTTTGATACGAATAAGAGTTATAATCCAAGAACCAAGAGAATCATCTCTCAAAGATGAAAATGCATATATTATGACTCAAAAGTgtctacatatatttttttgtacCTTTATATATAGGTacataagtttaagaaaacttAGAAACCCTATAATAAAGCCTAAAGtccaaaacacataaaaataaaataaaaaatgaaaattacacTTAAACTTTTGCCTAACAAGGCTCTCTCACTCAACGaatttaatattatgtaaaattaaaataaaattacaatttatttaattttctaaattattcttcaattgcGTTTATCATCTTCAGGTTCTTTAATTTCTCTCCTTCATAAAAGATTATAAGATTATAGGAGACATGTTTTGATATTAGACCTTCTCATATATCCTTTGAATTGCAAATGTTATTCCTTAAGTTCTTCACGTATATGTTTCAAGAGATACTCCTCCATCAATAATTATGCcaaggactaaccttgtgtgtgtgATAGCTTAGTGTATTTTCATTACAAGTGCATAACTTCACGAGTTTGACTCAAGTGTACCTATCTAGGTAAATTGAGTCTAGAAGAGTTTAATTGTATTTATGCACTTATGTGatgttgtaattaaatgagtctagatagtttttttttttttttttttttttttttttttacatatacaattttgagaaaaaaattctataatttaataattctcttacatatatatttatttattatttgtgttaatatagttgtatttttttgaataatatatatatatatatatatatatatatatattgaattattatgCTATGACCacgataaaatatttaattttattagttttatctattaaaaaaatgaaatgttgcattttgacttaattaaatatgtaattatttatctcaattatttaattttctaattaaaaagcaaaataatctgtttttttttttatgtaaaaagtaaaaaagttcataaataagtaaaataaaagtaaatgatttgaaatattgattaaagattttttgtattgttgttaatcaacacataataaaagtcagaacaattaaataatttaatcactTTAAACGAAATGCATTTAACACATCATCTTATTGTaggttaaaaattaataaaaattgtacCTGTTTAGACAAATTTatctaaaagtattttaaaatttttttttttgaaaaagatagatttaaatgaaataatttggGAATGAGTTGAGTGGCAGATCCCTTATCCCTCACTGAACTCTTTAGATACTTCTTCCATTCCATCCCAAAACTTGAGatatttttcaacttcttccaaGTTTCAACCTTTTCATTTTTGCTTCTAATTTTTCTTCACCACCACAGTGTCAAAACCTCACAATCTCTTCCTATGGAGTTACCGTTAAGGACCGTAATTCTCCATTCATCTTCTTCGCTTCAACAGAGATTTCACACTCACAAACCCACTCCAGAGTTACCCTCACCCTTCTCCTTGTTCGTTGCAAATCCACTTCGTCTTCCATGCTCAACTTTTGCTTCCAAAGGTTAGTCACTGCTTTTCAACTTTATGTTTTGTCACCCCACTATTCTTTTAGCTGTTTTCTGCATTATATGTTATGTACTGTTGTTTGGGTAGAGCTTAGAAGCTAAAATCTGCATACGGagttcctttttatttttttggtttatcTTCGTTGTCGTGACTActgaacaaacaaaaagaaagggGAAGacccaaattgatttttttttttatatatatatatatatatatatatatatatatatatatatatatatatatatatatatatatatatatatatatgaaaacgGTTTTGATGTGATTAAAGagtcaataaataatattagtttttcCCGGTTGAGATTTATTGATAACATTAaatgttatgttttttaaaCTCTATTTTTGATTTCTTAGCTGtccttatattttattgaatggaAAAAATGAACCAAATATCACTGGAGAAGGATTGAGTCTAAAAGATGGGAGGAAACATCCCAAATACAGAAAAGTGTTTTACTTGGTGAACACCATGGCAAGCATGGAAGCATTATTTGCTTCTCTATGGCAACAGTTCGCAAAACTGCTGTAAATATGGAGTTGTCAAATATTTAGCggaatcaaacttattttaatCCTAATTTGTAATAAGTTAAAGTATTCATTCGGTCCCtgtaatgttttgaatttcaaGTTTTAGTCCTTGTATGAGAAAATGGTAAGTTTTAGCTCCTGTAGATTTTGTTTTGCAACTGTTTATCACTGCCAAAAGAATTTTGTAGCTTGTAACTTGTTTTATATTAACACCAGGAACCCAAAGTTAGCTTTCGTCCATGTGTAGGAACTAAAATTATGAGGAATGAATAAATAGTTTTGAAAGTTGTAACCCACTGTGATGGTGTATTTACAGCATAATTGTATTTATCTCACTTGAATTGATGATGCCTTTCAAGAGAGAATCCTAATTATTATGCTAGTTATGCTAACTTGTTTCTTGATCTAGCAGATCAGCAGCATTACTTTCCAGTCAATGCACCTGACACAAGGGCAGTGCTGAATCCTATCAGTAAAGGGTTTTCATGTACTGGTGCCTCTTGTGGTGATAGTTcttgtgatgatgatgatgatggcaTGGGGTTCTTGGATAACTATGAAATGATCTTTAGAGATTGTGACAAGCTAATCGAGTCTTTCATGCTGCACGAGACCGATTGgagaaagtttataattttaaacaagaAGTGGAGCAATATTAGGCCCCATTTCTTTAGACACTGTCGGGACAAGGCAGATGCCGTAGACAATCCAGTGCTGAAGAACAAACTGCTCTGGCTTGGAAAGAAGCTTAAAGAGGTCTTTCATTGCTCATTTGATATTGAAAACTATACCCATCACTCTGTCATCATGATATGGGTGGTGACTAATAAAATCAATCTGGCAAAGTTCTGTTCTATCTAACCTTTTATCCTCCACCCCTATAACACAGAAACGTCATTAATGGAAACGTTGTATGTCTAAATATTATACCAATCctttaaattgttatttatgGCATTCACAAAGTCATTTAATACTCCTCTTCTTCAGATAGATGAAGAGTTGCAGAGACACAATGAACTTATCCTAATGATCAAAGAGAATCCATCTGAAATTAGTGAAATTGTTTCAAGGAGTCGTAGAGATTTCACACGAGAATTCTTTATGCATCTTCATACCTTAGCTGAATCTTCTGTCAACAATCTTGAAACACAAAATGGTGAGACTATGCTTTGAATTCTGAATTAGTGTTTCTTATGAGAGTATATTTTGCTTTCAAGTATTTGGTCAGCCACAGAACTGAATGATATACCCTTAGTTTCAGagtttttagatattttataatgttgGTGTCTTCTATAATCAAATTCATCCCCAGAGTCATATTACATATCATTCTCATCTCTCTTTCCAAAAGTTCTTTTATAACGCATTGTTCGGCTAGTGTTTGTCTGGCTTAGCCATAACCTTTGATAAACTGTGATAATATGCCTTGGGATTTTTATGTCCTTGATGTTAATATTCAAGAAATGAGTTGATTTATAGTTCAAACTTGCCTAATTAATTAATCTGGTATTTTTCACCCTATGTTTATGTAACAAGATTTTGCAAAGCTTCGGAACATGTGTTTGGCTGCCGTAAAAGACTATGACTGTGCAATGGAAAGCATTGAAACACTAAATGCTGCAGAATTGAACTTCCAAGATATTATCAAGTCTCCTTCAGATGCTTCCTGCTGGAAGATAGACAACTTAGGTGAGAAAAATCAATGCTTCAATCCAGAATTAGTTGCTCATTGGCTACAATTGTGTTATAATGTGGAAGAAGTCGGAAGGGTACATGCAATTGTCTTGAAATGTTTTAGACATTCAAATACTTATGttgataataatttgatttgtaGCTATTTAAGATTGGTTGAGTTGGATCGGGCTCGTTGTGTGTTTGATGGAATGCCAAGAAAGAATACAGTTACATGGACTGCTATTATTGATGGATATTTAAAATGTAACTTGGATGATGAGGCTTTTAAGTTGTTTCAAGATTCTGTTAAACATGGGGTTCCAGCCAACAGTAAGATGTTTGTCTGTATCATGAATTTGTGTGGTAAAAGAGTGGATTTAAAGCTGGGGAAACAAGTCCATGCTCGTATTTTGAAAAGCAGATGGAGGAATATAATTGTGGACAATGCTGTTGTTCATTTTTATGCAAAATGTGGCGATATATCAAGTGCATTTCTGGCATTTGATTGTATGGCAGAGCGAGATGTAATATGTTGGACAACTATGATCACTGCCTGTTCCCAACAAGGGTTTGGGTATGAAGCTATGTTGATGTTGTCACAAATGCTAGGTGAAGGGTTCTTTCCTAATGAATATACTATATGTAGTGCACTAAAGGCTTGTGGAGAAAATAAAGCACTGAAATTTGGAACACAGCTTCATG
This genomic stretch from Vigna radiata var. radiata cultivar VC1973A chromosome 7, Vradiata_ver6, whole genome shotgun sequence harbors:
- the LOC106765792 gene encoding pentatricopeptide repeat-containing protein At4g18520, chloroplastic, with the translated sequence MELPLRTVILHSSSSLQQRFHTHKPTPELPSPFSLFVANPLRLPCSTFASKDQQHYFPVNAPDTRAVLNPISKGFSCTGASCGDSSCDDDDDGMGFLDNYEMIFRDCDKLIESFMLHETDWRKFIILNKKWSNIRPHFFRHCRDKADAVDNPVLKNKLLWLGKKLKEIDEELQRHNELILMIKENPSEISEIVSRSRRDFTREFFMHLHTLAESSVNNLETQNDFAKLRNMCLAAVKDYDCAMESIETLNAAELNFQDIIKSPSDASCWKIDNLGEKNQCFNPELVAHWLQLCYNVEEVGRVHAIVLKCFRHSNTYVDNNLICSYLRLVELDRARCVFDGMPRKNTVTWTAIIDGYLKCNLDDEAFKLFQDSVKHGVPANSKMFVCIMNLCGKRVDLKLGKQVHARILKSRWRNIIVDNAVVHFYAKCGDISSAFLAFDCMAERDVICWTTMITACSQQGFGYEAMLMLSQMLGEGFFPNEYTICSALKACGENKALKFGTQLHGAIIKNICKSDVFIGTSLVDMYAKCGLMVDSKGVFDRMKIRNTATWTSIISGYARNGFGEEAINFFRLMESKRMHVNKLTVLSVLMACGTTKALLIGREVHAQIIKRIFHTNMYIGSTLVWFYCKCKEYSYAFKVLQHMPLRDVVSWTAIISGCAKLGLELEALEFLQEMMEEGVLPNSYTYSSALKACAELEAPMLGKLIHSYASKSPASSNVFVNSALIYMYSKCGYVADAFQVFDNMPERNLVSWESMILAYAWNGHAGEALKLLHRMQAEGLVVDDYIHTTVVSACGGVEHGGIHQSGESSSHYLYS